The region GCAGGAAATCCTGGATGATTATATCGCTATGGTCCTGGGCAAAATTGCCATCGAAAAGCCGATGAAAATCGCCCTGGACTGTGGAAATGCAGCCGGCGCGCTGGCGGCTCCCGAAATATTTGAGAAGATGGAAAATGTGGAGGTCACTGAACTATTCTGCGACGTGGATCCTACATTCCCGAATCACCATCCGGACCCCACGGTGAAAAAGAATTTGACGGCACTGATTAAAACGGTGCAGGAAGGTGATTATGACATCGGTATCGCGTACGATGGAGACGCCGACCGTGTTGGTATTATTGATGATCAGGGCAATATCGTATGGGCGGATTATCTTATGACGCTTTTTCTCGACGAAGTGGTTACGAATAACGATGAAATTATCTTTGACGTCAAGTGCTCGCAGGCGTTGGAACAAGCTATCGCCGACAAGGGCGGCAAACCGGTGATGTGGAAAACGGGTCATTCGCTGATTAAGCAGAAGATGAAAGAAACCGCAGCGCCATTCGGAGGGGAAATGAGCGGCCACCTCTTCTTTGCTGACGAATATTATGGATATGATGATGCCATTTACGTATCTGCCAGAGTACTCCAGACGCTGAGCCGGAGTGAGCGCAGCATTTCTGAACATATGGCGGATCTGCCGCACTTCGAAAGTACGCCGGAAATCCGGATGGAATGTCCCAGTGATGCTGAAAAGTTTGAAATCGCCCAGAAGGCACAAGAGTATTTCGCCAAACGGTATGATCACATTGATGTTGATGGTATCCGTATTAAATTTGGTGATGGTTGGGGGTTGGTCCGTTCATCCAATACCCAGCCGGTGATAGTATGCCGGTTTGAAGCAAAAACCAGTGAGCGACTTGAGGAAATCAGGGATCTGGTAATTAAAAAACTCCAGGACTTTGGCGAACTCAAGGTGGAATATTAACGCCGGCGAATCTGTCGCAATTATAGTTGTATGCGATGTGATTAATACGGGACAAAAATTCTAATCCATAACAAAAGCGTATGGGATCAGATACAACGCAAATGCAGTCCATGGAACTGGTACAGGGTTTTCGCGAACGGGTGAATACCCGACTGATCGAAATTGCCCGGTCTTATGCCATGCCGGAATCGCTGTACGAGCCGATGCAGTACGTCTTGGAGTCCGGAGGTAAACGAATACGGCCTGTGTTGTTAATGCTGGTGGCCGATGCTTACGGTGGCGATATCAATACCGCGTTGGATGTCGGCACATCATTGGAGATCCTTCACAATTTTACCCTGGTACACGACGATATCATGGACAGGGATGACCAGCGACGCGGTCGTCCGACGGTTCACCAAAAATGGGATGTCAGCACTGCAATTTTGTCCGGCGATGGATTGCTCGCGCTGGCCTATCGGGTGCTGTTGAATACGGAGGCGCAAAATCATACCCAGCTGCTTCGGGTTTTCACAGATGGCGTTATCGAAGTGTGTGAGGGCCAGGCTTATGACAAGGAATTCGAGGAACGAACGGATGTGACCATCGATGACTATATGATGATGATCGGAAAAAAAACGGCCCGACTGATTTCGATTTGTTGTACTATGGGTGGAATCGTTGCGGGAGTAACGGAGGACGAACAAGAGAAATTGGGAACATTCGGATTCCTGCTGGGTGAAGCATTTCAGGTGCAGGATGATCTACTTGAATTGACATCTACGGTGGATGTAATGGGAAAAAGCCTCGGGAGCGATCTGACGGAGCAAAAAAAGACTTATATTTTATTGAAAGCGCTCGAACTTGCGGACCAGGCGACACGTGATCAGATTCGAAATATCCTGGATATGAACTCCCATTCCGATGAGGATATTGCCAGGTTAAAAGAAATTTTTACCGAAGTAGGTATCTTGGAGACCACCAAAGAATTTATTCAGGAAAAGATCAGCGAGGCGGAGGAACTCCTCAGTTTTTTGGAAGGCGACGTAGCGCACTTACGCTATTTGACTGATCAGCTTTCGGATCGCAAAGCATGAAAAAAACCGGGGAAATGGTGATTAAAAATGAATTTGGCCTCCACGCCAGACCGGCAGCTGCCCTTGTTTCGCTCACGAGTAAGTTTAATTCACAAATTTTCCTGATTAAAGATGAGACCAAGGTAAACGCCAAATCCATATTGGGCGTGCTGGTGTTAGCCGCCGAAAACGGGAGTACGGTGAAGGTTGAAGCAGAAGGGGAGGACGCTGAAGATGCGGTGCAGCAAATCCTGGAACTAGCGGAAAACCATTTTGGAACGGAATAAATATCCATGACTGAGCAACAGCGATATAACGGTATTAACGCGTCGCCAGGTATTGCCATCGGGCCGGTCGTGAAGTTTACCCGTGAGCGGATCGTTGTGACCGAGCGAAACATCGAACCGGAAGATGTGCCAAATGAATACAATCGCCTGGACACGGCTTTGCGGAGAACACACCGGGATCTTCAGTCCATCCAACAGATGATATCAAATCGAATCGGCGAGAATTACGCCGAACTCGTCGAGGCACAGATCATGTCTCTGAATGACGAATCGGTTATCCGGGAGGTAAAGGATAGAATAAAAGAACGCCTGGAAAACGCTGAGTATGCATTTCAGCAGGTACTCACCGCCTATCGTGAACAGTTAGAACTGGCGGATAACGTATATATCCGCGACCGGGCCAGCGATATTTACGACGTAAAACAACGGGTTCTGAGACATTTAATGACCCGGGACGGTGGACTGTTGGAAAACGTGGATAAACCGGCGATACTCGTCACCCGGGAAATGAATCCCAGCGATATGATTATGCTGGATAAGTCCAAGGTGATTGGGTTGGTCTCTGAGTCCGGTGGGAGGACCTCTCATCTTTCTATCCTTGCCCGGGCGATGCAGATTCCAGCTGTGGTCGGCGTCGAGAATATCGTCGATAAAATCGGGAAAGACGACACGGTTATTGCAGATGGGTATCACGGAACAGTCTTTATTAATCCGGATCAGGAGACGACCGAGCAATTCCGTGGCGAGCTCGAACATATCAAAGAATTTGAGGAGAATCTTTACACCAGGAAAGACCTGCCTGCAGAAACCAGCGATGGCTACCGGATCATCCTTTCCTCAAATATCGGACTACCCGGCGAATTGGAAAATGTGCTGAAGGCAGGTTCAGAGGGCATCGGTCTGTATCGTACCGAGTATCTCTACCTAGTGAAAAATACGTTTCCCACCGAAGAAGAACAGTTCAAGGAATACAGACAGATCGCCGAAGAAGTGGCACCTGATCCCGTGATCTTCCGGAGCTTTGATCTCGGAGGAGACAAGATTTCCGCTTCCATGGAAATGGAAGGTCTCAAGGAATCGAATCCATTTTTGGGATACCGTGCTATTCGGATCTGCCTGGATAATCCAGGGCTGTTTAAAACACAACTGCGGGCTATTTACAGGGCAGGGGCGTATGGTAACATCAAACTGATGTTTCCCATGATTTCGGCGCTGGAAGAGATTATTAAGGTGAAAGAGTACATAAATGAAGTCCATGAAGAACTGAATGCCGCCGGAGTGGATTATAACCCGGATATCGATCTGGGAGCCTTAATCGAAATTCCGTCTGCGGCGCTGATTGCCGATGCTCTGGCTGAGGAACTGGATTTTTTCAGTATCGGAACGAACGATTTGATCCAGTATGCGCTTGCGGTTGACCGGGGCAACGACCGGGTCTCGTTCCTGTACAAAAGTTTGCATCCAAGTGTCCTGAAACTCATAAAGATGACATTGGAAGCCGGCCATTCTCACGATATTTGGGTCGGCATGTGTGGTGAGATGGCTGCAGATCCGCTGGTAATTCCTTTGCTCATCGGTATGGGGCTGGACGAACTTTCCGTCTCGCCTGTTGTGTTGCCAAAGATCAAGGAGATTGTCCGGGGGCTGGAATTCGAAAAATGTCGGCATCTCGCGGAGACGGTACTGGACTTCGGCACGGAGGCAGATATCGAACGGTATCTCCGGCAATTCATCCAGGAACATTTGCCGGAGCAGATCAATATTTAGAATATCATCTAACCAAAAAGCGAATAAGTAATTTTGTAATACGCAACAGGTCTAAAAATTCGCTTGTTGAGAGGAGATTTGATGGATTTTGCAGAGATAGAGAACAACAGAGAGCAACTTGATCCACAAAACATGTGGGAGGCGGTGGCCGGATTCGGCGATCAGATTCAGGACGCCGCTGAAATATCGCTCCCGGATACCTCTTCCATAGATTCTGAACGGATTCAGAATATTGTGTTTTGTGGTATGGGAGGGTCTGCAATCGGTGGTGATTTAATCGCAACCTACGCCGCCGGTGAATTATCGGTACCAATGATCGTCAACCGGAATTACACGTTACCCGGATTTGTGGGAGAGCATTCGCTGGTTGTAATTAGCAGTTACTCCGGGAATACGGAAGAAACGCTGAGCTCACTTCACATGGCCGAAGAAGCCGGAGCGCAAATCGTCGGTATCTCCTCAAACGGAGAAGTTGAGCAGCGCTTCAACTCACAGGGATATCCGTTAATCTCCATACCCGGCGGAATGCAACCGCGCGCGGCCCTAGGCTTTTCATTTATTCCTATGGTGCGATTGTTCAACCAGATCGGCCTACTCCCGGGTAATATCGAAACGGATATCGCAGAGACAATCGCAACGGTAAAACCACTCTCAAATAAGTATCAAAGTGCCGGGGAAGAGAACACAGCGTTTGCAACAGCGGCGAAACTCATCAACACCGTGCCAATTATTTATACCACGCCGGAACTTGAGGTGGTCGGTGTACGTTGGAAGGGCCAATTGGCAGAAAATGCCCAGATGCTGGCGTTTCAAAATCGTCTGCCGGAAATGAACCATAACGAAATCATGGGATGGGATCAGCAGCCGGAGTTTATGAAGACTGTGTCATTGATATGGTTATATGACGAAGAGGCTCATCCAAAAGTGAACAGGCGGCGGGAAGTCACCAGCGAGCTGCTCCGGGACTACCCGCAGTCAGAACATACATTTTCCACGGAAGGGACAAACCGGATGAGTCGGCTCATCTCCTTAATCCATTTGGGCGACTGGATCAGTTTGTATGCGGCGCTGCTGCAGGAAGTTGATCCAACCCCCGTGGAGCGGATTTCGCTATTAAAATCCAGGCTGGCAGAGAGCAATTAACGCTTGTGTGTTGGGGTGAGATACCATAGAATCCCCCTTGACACAACAAAATACGGCTTTGTAACTTTGCACAAACTGAATAAAGGAAGTGATATTTGAATATGGTTGAAGTTGAAGTTGCCAAAATCGCATTCTATCCGCCGAGCAAAGGGTATGCTGTCCTTTTGAGTGAAGTGCACGGAGATCGACAGTTACCAGTGATTGTCGGGGCATTTGAGGCACAGGCAATCGCCCTGGCACTGGAAGGGATGAAGATGCCGAGGCCTATGACTCACGATCTGATTAGCACAATTCTGGAGGACCTGGGCGCGGACATCAAAGAAGTCGTTATTACCGATTTAATAGATGGAACGTTTTACGCAAAGATTTTCCTGGATTCCTACGACTTTTCCGATAAAGAAATTGATTCCCGCCCCAGCGATGCTATTGCAATTGCGCTCCGGGTAGGTGCGACGGTTTATGTAGAGAGCGAAGTTATGGAGGAAGCCGGCGTAGTTGCAGACGAACTGGATGCCGTCGGAGAAGAGAGCGAAGGTTTGACGGAGGAGCGGATTAGTGCAACCTCTTCCGGCGATCAGAGTATCGACGAACTTCAGGATGCGCTAAAAAAAGCTGTAGACGCCGAAGAGTATGAAAAAGCGGCAAAATTACGGGATAAAATTAAACAGATAGAAGAACAGAAAAACTAGTTTAGAGCATTAGTGCTTATTGTACGCTTTTGAAGGCGGGAGAGGGCTTGCTTCGCCGCACCTTGTCCCGCCTTTTTCTTTGAAGAATCGTCCCCGACAGCCACAATATCCTCATTCAATCTGACCGCAACTTTGTATTGGCGGGAGTGATCCGGGCCGTATTTATCAATTGTTTCGAACACCGGTTCCGACAAACCTTCCATGTGGCAGTATTCTATGAGTTTGCCCTTATAATTAATCTGGTCGTCGAGATCCTCCGCCGCTTCTGCCAGGGGAAACTGTTTATAGATGGTTTGTTCGGCGGCGTGTAAGCCACCGTCCAGGTAAATTGCGCCAAGAATTGATTCCACGACGTCGCTGATGACTGCGCTAGACTGTTCAATTGGGCGGTCAGGAACATCCTGACTCAAAATATAGTCCGGGATGTGGAGCCGCCGGCCTATCCGCTCAAGGGCAGTCTGGTTCACCAATGTCGCCCGTTTTTGAGTCAAGGCACCCTCGGAAATATAGGGAAATCGATGGTAGAGATAATCTGAGATGACTAGCTCGAGAACGGCGTCTCCAAGGAATTCTAGGCGTTCATATGATACACTCCCGGAGGAGGATTCCTGTATCATTGACGGATGGGTTAAGGCCTGCCGTAGCAGCGTTTTATTCTGAAAACTGTAGGAGAGAGCCCGGGTTAACTGGTTGAACTCATCTCCTGGGGATAGGAGAGATGTGAGTTTTGAAATAAGGGAATGATAAAGTCCCATACAGGATACACCGGCGATGTTAAACGCCAGCCAAAAGCATGACCGCGTTGTGTCCGCCAAATCCAAACGTATTACTCATCGCGACATTCACCGGTTTTTCCGTTGGGGCGTTCGGTGAATAGTTGAGATCACATTCGGGGTCCGGATTCTCATAGTTAATTGTTGGTGGAATGGTATTCTTTTGTATGGCGTAGATACAGGCGAGCGCTTCAATGCCGCCTGCTGCTCCCAGCAGATGACCGGTCATCGATTTGGTAGAACTCACGACCAGTCCATTCTTCGCGTGGTCACCGAATACGGTTTTAATAGCAGTGGTTTCCGTTGCGTCATTCAGCGGAGTGGATGTCCCGTGAGCATTCACGTAATCCACCTTATCCGGGGAGATAGCGGCTTCATTCAACGCCTGCCGCATCGCCTGCGCAGCACCCTCACCACCGGGAGCCGGCATTGTGATGTGATGCGCATCAGCGGTAAATCCGTTACCGATGATTTCCGCATAGATATGAGCACCACGGGCTTTCGCAGCTTCATATTCCTCCAGAACCAGAATACCGGCGCCCTCACCAATAACAAACCCACATCGTTCTGCGTCAAAAGGACGTGAAGCTTCCGTAGGATCGCCATCCCACTTTGCCAGTGCTTTCATGTTGGAAAATCCGCCAACTGCCATTGGTGAGATAGTCGCCTCCGCGCCACCGGCTACCATAATATCCGCGTCACCATACTGGATATGTTTTGTGGCATTCCCGATGGCATGTGTTGCCGTCGCACAGGCGGAAACCACCGAATAATTTGGGCCTTTTAAATGGTAATGCATGGATATCTGTCCGGCAGCAATATCGGAGATCATCATGGGAACAAAAAACGGACTAATCCGTCGTGGGCCCTTCTCAAACAGCGTACGGCATTGTTCTTCGAATGTGTGAATACCACCAATACCGGAACCGACAACCACGCCAGCCCGGGTAGAATCAATGGCATCCGGATCCAGGCCAGAATTTTCCATAGCCTGGATTGCTGCCACCATCGCATAGATGGTATACAGATCCATTCGGCGAGTTTCGCGGCGGTCCAGATATTTTGCTACGTCCAATTCGCGGACTTCACCGCCAAAATCGACGGCAAATTCAGACGTATCAAACTGCGTGATCTTATCGACCCCGCTTTTGCCCTGCATCAAACTTTCCCAAAACGTGTCGGGATCATTCCCACAGGGGTTAACTGTTCCGATACCGGTGACAACAACTCGCCTTTTCATTGGATCCTGTCTGGTCGTCTGAGAGTTAGGAATTGACTTTTTCGTCGATATAATCGACTACCGAGCCGACTGTCGTCAGTTTTTCGGCTTCTTCATCCGGAATTTCCAGATTGAATTCCTCTTCCATCTGCATAATAAGCTCGACCGTATCCAATGAATCTGCGCCGAGATCATCGATGAATGATGCTTCTTTGGTAATCTTGCTTTCTTCGACACCCAGTTTATCCTGGATTATTTCTTTCACTGTGTCAAAAGTATCCATTGCGTGGAGCCTCCTTCGTTTGTTTGATTAACTCATCACCATTCCACCGTCAACCCGGATAACCTGCCCAGTGATGTACCGGGCAGCCGGTGATGCCAGGAACAGGGCGGTTTCCGCCACATCCTCCGGCGTGCCGATCCGGCCTAATGGAATACGTTCAGTGAGTTCATTCCGTTGGTTTTCGTTTAATCTATCGGTCATTTCCGTATCAATATATCCTGGCGCAATCGCATTGACCCGGATTCCCCGGGAGGCAAGTTCCAGCGCAGTCGATTTGGTCAGACCGAGCAAGCCAGCCTTCGATGATGCGTAATTGGTCTGTCCGGGATTCCCGGTCATACCAACCACCGATGATATATTAATAATACTGCCGGACTTTTGCCGTAACATCTGCCGGCTTGCAAATTTAGTACATAAAAACGCACCTTTCAAATTAATGTCCAACACGGCGTCCCAGTCATCTTCTTTCAGCCGTAACATCAGGTTATCCCGGGTAATACCGGCATTATTGACAAGAATATCGATAGAACCGAACTTTTCAAAAACCTCGCTTATTAAGGATTCTATACTGGCCGCGTCAGAAACATCCGAAGGGATCGGAACAACCGTGTTCGATTCCGTCGAAAGCGATTTGGCCGCTTCGGCTAAAACATCCTCCGAACGGCTTGAGATAGTGACGGTCGCTCCGGCGTTTGCCAGAGCTTGCGCAATGGCGTATCCGATGCCGCGGGAACCACCAGTTACTAATGCTGTCTTATTTGTGAGCACTGCGGACATTTTTTATTCCTCAAACCTGATAATATCGCGATAGGACGAAACGCTCTCGCTTTCAACTTCCTTGTTAATTCGTCGCATCAATCCCGTCAGGACGGTACCTGGTCCGACTTCGACAAAGGAGTCCGCCCCGTCCTCAATCATATTTTCAATTGTTTGCATCCAGAGGACCGGGTGATCAATCTGGTCAATCAACGCTTGTTTTATTGACTCAGCATCCTGAAGTGGGTTACCGGTTTTATTGACGTAGACCGGAACCGCCGCATCCTGGAGGGATGTATCCTCCAGTGCTTCCTGCATGGCGATTTTTGCCGCTCCCATTAGGGGGGAGTGGAAGGCCCCGCCAACAACGAGTTCAATGGCGCGCCGGGCACCCATCTCTTTGGCTTGTTCCATTGCCGCACGCACAGCATCCACCTCACCGGAAATTGCAATCTGTCCCGGAGAGTTATAATTTGCCGGCTGAACAATACCCTGGTTACTGGCCGCACTACACGCTTCGGCAACCTTTTCCTCTTCAAGTCCAATAATGGCCGCCATAGTTCCAGGTCTGCTTTCACATGCAGCCTGCATCGCCTGGCTTCTGGTTTTTACCAGGTGCAGGCCCGTCTCAAAGTCCATGACTCCGGCAGCGACCAATGCCGAATATTCCCCCAGACTGTGCCCAGCTACCATAGAATAGGAAGCGTTCTCCCGTGATAGGAGTTCATGTAGTATGACACTCAGCGTAAAAATAGCTGGCTGGGTGACGTGGGTTTCTGTCAGTT is a window of Candidatus Neomarinimicrobiota bacterium DNA encoding:
- the ptsP gene encoding phosphoenolpyruvate--protein phosphotransferase; translated protein: MTEQQRYNGINASPGIAIGPVVKFTRERIVVTERNIEPEDVPNEYNRLDTALRRTHRDLQSIQQMISNRIGENYAELVEAQIMSLNDESVIREVKDRIKERLENAEYAFQQVLTAYREQLELADNVYIRDRASDIYDVKQRVLRHLMTRDGGLLENVDKPAILVTREMNPSDMIMLDKSKVIGLVSESGGRTSHLSILARAMQIPAVVGVENIVDKIGKDDTVIADGYHGTVFINPDQETTEQFRGELEHIKEFEENLYTRKDLPAETSDGYRIILSSNIGLPGELENVLKAGSEGIGLYRTEYLYLVKNTFPTEEEQFKEYRQIAEEVAPDPVIFRSFDLGGDKISASMEMEGLKESNPFLGYRAIRICLDNPGLFKTQLRAIYRAGAYGNIKLMFPMISALEEIIKVKEYINEVHEELNAAGVDYNPDIDLGALIEIPSAALIADALAEELDFFSIGTNDLIQYALAVDRGNDRVSFLYKSLHPSVLKLIKMTLEAGHSHDIWVGMCGEMAADPLVIPLLIGMGLDELSVSPVVLPKIKEIVRGLEFEKCRHLAETVLDFGTEADIERYLRQFIQEHLPEQINI
- the acpP gene encoding acyl carrier protein, with amino-acid sequence MDTFDTVKEIIQDKLGVEESKITKEASFIDDLGADSLDTVELIMQMEEEFNLEIPDEEAEKLTTVGSVVDYIDEKVNS
- a CDS encoding bifunctional phosphoglucose/phosphomannose isomerase, whose product is MDFAEIENNREQLDPQNMWEAVAGFGDQIQDAAEISLPDTSSIDSERIQNIVFCGMGGSAIGGDLIATYAAGELSVPMIVNRNYTLPGFVGEHSLVVISSYSGNTEETLSSLHMAEEAGAQIVGISSNGEVEQRFNSQGYPLISIPGGMQPRAALGFSFIPMVRLFNQIGLLPGNIETDIAETIATVKPLSNKYQSAGEENTAFATAAKLINTVPIIYTTPELEVVGVRWKGQLAENAQMLAFQNRLPEMNHNEIMGWDQQPEFMKTVSLIWLYDEEAHPKVNRRREVTSELLRDYPQSEHTFSTEGTNRMSRLISLIHLGDWISLYAALLQEVDPTPVERISLLKSRLAESN
- a CDS encoding DUF151 domain-containing protein; the protein is MVEVEVAKIAFYPPSKGYAVLLSEVHGDRQLPVIVGAFEAQAIALALEGMKMPRPMTHDLISTILEDLGADIKEVVITDLIDGTFYAKIFLDSYDFSDKEIDSRPSDAIAIALRVGATVYVESEVMEEAGVVADELDAVGEESEGLTEERISATSSGDQSIDELQDALKKAVDAEEYEKAAKLRDKIKQIEEQKN
- the fabG gene encoding 3-oxoacyl-[acyl-carrier-protein] reductase, whose amino-acid sequence is MSAVLTNKTALVTGGSRGIGYAIAQALANAGATVTISSRSEDVLAEAAKSLSTESNTVVPIPSDVSDAASIESLISEVFEKFGSIDILVNNAGITRDNLMLRLKEDDWDAVLDINLKGAFLCTKFASRQMLRQKSGSIINISSVVGMTGNPGQTNYASSKAGLLGLTKSTALELASRGIRVNAIAPGYIDTEMTDRLNENQRNELTERIPLGRIGTPEDVAETALFLASPAARYITGQVIRVDGGMVMS
- the rnc gene encoding ribonuclease III, translating into MGLYHSLISKLTSLLSPGDEFNQLTRALSYSFQNKTLLRQALTHPSMIQESSSGSVSYERLEFLGDAVLELVISDYLYHRFPYISEGALTQKRATLVNQTALERIGRRLHIPDYILSQDVPDRPIEQSSAVISDVVESILGAIYLDGGLHAAEQTIYKQFPLAEAAEDLDDQINYKGKLIEYCHMEGLSEPVFETIDKYGPDHSRQYKVAVRLNEDIVAVGDDSSKKKAGQGAAKQALSRLQKRTISTNALN
- a CDS encoding polyprenyl synthetase family protein, giving the protein MGSDTTQMQSMELVQGFRERVNTRLIEIARSYAMPESLYEPMQYVLESGGKRIRPVLLMLVADAYGGDINTALDVGTSLEILHNFTLVHDDIMDRDDQRRGRPTVHQKWDVSTAILSGDGLLALAYRVLLNTEAQNHTQLLRVFTDGVIEVCEGQAYDKEFEERTDVTIDDYMMMIGKKTARLISICCTMGGIVAGVTEDEQEKLGTFGFLLGEAFQVQDDLLELTSTVDVMGKSLGSDLTEQKKTYILLKALELADQATRDQIRNILDMNSHSDEDIARLKEIFTEVGILETTKEFIQEKISEAEELLSFLEGDVAHLRYLTDQLSDRKA
- a CDS encoding phosphomannomutase/phosphoglucomutase, whose product is MNSFIFREYDIRGKVAEDFTDDVVVKLGKGFGTLAKRGGAQIIALSGDVRDTSPHLKSKFADGVTSTGVDVIDIGILPTPANYYSMHHLPIDGAVQVTGSHNPPEYNGFKMTLSGGAVYGEQIQQILKFIESEDYETGTGELTEQEILDDYIAMVLGKIAIEKPMKIALDCGNAAGALAAPEIFEKMENVEVTELFCDVDPTFPNHHPDPTVKKNLTALIKTVQEGDYDIGIAYDGDADRVGIIDDQGNIVWADYLMTLFLDEVVTNNDEIIFDVKCSQALEQAIADKGGKPVMWKTGHSLIKQKMKETAAPFGGEMSGHLFFADEYYGYDDAIYVSARVLQTLSRSERSISEHMADLPHFESTPEIRMECPSDAEKFEIAQKAQEYFAKRYDHIDVDGIRIKFGDGWGLVRSSNTQPVIVCRFEAKTSERLEEIRDLVIKKLQDFGELKVEY
- the fabF gene encoding beta-ketoacyl-ACP synthase II — protein: MKRRVVVTGIGTVNPCGNDPDTFWESLMQGKSGVDKITQFDTSEFAVDFGGEVRELDVAKYLDRRETRRMDLYTIYAMVAAIQAMENSGLDPDAIDSTRAGVVVGSGIGGIHTFEEQCRTLFEKGPRRISPFFVPMMISDIAAGQISMHYHLKGPNYSVVSACATATHAIGNATKHIQYGDADIMVAGGAEATISPMAVGGFSNMKALAKWDGDPTEASRPFDAERCGFVIGEGAGILVLEEYEAAKARGAHIYAEIIGNGFTADAHHITMPAPGGEGAAQAMRQALNEAAISPDKVDYVNAHGTSTPLNDATETTAIKTVFGDHAKNGLVVSSTKSMTGHLLGAAGGIEALACIYAIQKNTIPPTINYENPDPECDLNYSPNAPTEKPVNVAMSNTFGFGGHNAVMLLAGV
- a CDS encoding HPr family phosphocarrier protein, which translates into the protein MKKTGEMVIKNEFGLHARPAAALVSLTSKFNSQIFLIKDETKVNAKSILGVLVLAAENGSTVKVEAEGEDAEDAVQQILELAENHFGTE
- the fabD gene encoding ACP S-malonyltransferase, with the translated sequence MGKDLYESFDLANEYYTKADEILGIHISKLSFEGPLEKLTETHVTQPAIFTLSVILHELLSRENASYSMVAGHSLGEYSALVAAGVMDFETGLHLVKTRSQAMQAACESRPGTMAAIIGLEEEKVAEACSAASNQGIVQPANYNSPGQIAISGEVDAVRAAMEQAKEMGARRAIELVVGGAFHSPLMGAAKIAMQEALEDTSLQDAAVPVYVNKTGNPLQDAESIKQALIDQIDHPVLWMQTIENMIEDGADSFVEVGPGTVLTGLMRRINKEVESESVSSYRDIIRFEE